A window of Thermococcus aggregans contains these coding sequences:
- a CDS encoding DUF996 domain-containing protein, with the protein MSLKEAKSYGSIGAILSLLGGFVPRIGSLLMITGLVMILFAVKEISTAFEREDIFKSYLVAFILRFGAFLVLMIAVLFGIGVAVLKGMPLRAMDEAFWAVRHVIGSILVGAFLAWVLLVLGSYYLKKSYEAIAAESGIDVFRTVGSLYFIGAILIIAFGLGMLIILVGKILEVVAYLSLPEKSETGEK; encoded by the coding sequence ATGAGCTTAAAGGAAGCCAAGAGTTATGGGAGTATAGGAGCGATACTCTCTCTTCTGGGAGGTTTTGTACCAAGGATTGGAAGTTTACTCATGATAACAGGCCTTGTAATGATACTATTTGCCGTAAAGGAGATTTCAACTGCATTTGAAAGAGAAGATATTTTCAAAAGCTACCTTGTGGCATTTATACTGCGTTTTGGAGCATTTCTTGTACTTATGATCGCTGTTTTATTTGGAATCGGGGTTGCAGTGCTTAAAGGAATGCCGCTAAGGGCTATGGATGAGGCATTCTGGGCAGTAAGACATGTAATTGGCAGTATTTTGGTGGGAGCATTCTTGGCATGGGTTCTCCTTGTTCTCGGCTCCTACTACCTCAAAAAGAGCTATGAAGCAATTGCAGCTGAAAGTGGTATTGATGTTTTTAGAACAGTGGGCTCTCTGTACTTTATAGGGGCAATCTTGATAATTGCCTTTGGACTGGGGATGCTCATAATTCTTGTTGGGAAAATATTGGAGGTAGTTGCATACCTTTCCCTTCCTGAAAAATCCGAAACTGGTGAGAAGTGA
- the surE gene encoding 5'/3'-nucleotidase SurE, producing the protein MVKILVTNDDGIHSKGIKAAVEALQGLGDVYVVAPMFQRSASGRAMTIHRPLRAKRVKMEGTKAAYALDGMPVDCVIFAMARFGKFDLAISGINLGENMSTEITVSGTASAAIEAATQEIPSIAISLEVSREKHKLGEGDEIEFSAAKYFLKKVATAVLENGLPKGVDMLNVNVPCDANEKTEIAFTRLAKRMYKPSIEERIDPKGNPYYWIVGTQCPKEELEPGTDMYAVKVERKVSVTPINIDMTAKVDLDELRRALKL; encoded by the coding sequence ATGGTGAAGATACTCGTAACAAATGACGATGGAATCCACTCGAAGGGAATAAAAGCTGCTGTAGAGGCTCTTCAAGGATTAGGCGATGTTTACGTAGTCGCTCCAATGTTCCAGCGAAGTGCGAGTGGAAGGGCAATGACCATTCACAGACCTTTGAGAGCTAAAAGAGTAAAAATGGAAGGGACAAAAGCGGCCTATGCATTGGATGGAATGCCTGTTGACTGTGTTATCTTTGCCATGGCTAGATTTGGGAAATTCGACCTTGCGATAAGCGGCATAAACTTGGGGGAAAACATGAGTACCGAGATAACAGTTTCCGGAACTGCAAGCGCTGCAATAGAAGCTGCCACCCAAGAAATTCCAAGCATTGCCATAAGCCTGGAAGTAAGCAGAGAAAAACACAAATTGGGAGAGGGAGATGAAATAGAATTCTCTGCTGCAAAATACTTCTTAAAGAAGGTTGCAACAGCAGTTTTGGAGAACGGTCTTCCAAAAGGAGTAGATATGCTGAATGTTAACGTCCCCTGCGATGCAAATGAAAAAACGGAAATAGCCTTTACTCGCTTGGCAAAGAGAATGTACAAACCGTCAATCGAAGAGCGGATAGACCCAAAAGGTAATCCCTATTACTGGATAGTCGGAACTCAATGCCCTAAAGAGGAATTGGAACCGGGAACGGATATGTATGCAGTTAAAGTTGAAAGAAAAGTTAGCGTAACCCCAATAAACATTGACATGACGGCAAAGGTAGATTTAGATGAACTTCGGAGAGCTCTAAAGTTATAG